Proteins encoded by one window of Bactrocera oleae isolate idBacOlea1 chromosome 4, idBacOlea1, whole genome shotgun sequence:
- the ppk6 gene encoding sodium channel protein Nach, which yields MFLNVWKQKAKGNKLRKRGKLHQPQRFHSKVLNPDYRRDVAQRLRLAIVDTFWEYTQTTKVSGIWLLRRNRTHGVSRWIWSSVLISLFLLGVYLSLQLWLKFYSYPILNTVSSDLAITDVAFPGITICSPKVVNRERVQRYIKTLEIPAGIDPQDVAIGLEYINAFTDQNWKSPSQDSFKNADEVLRLNNLTIYDVARAVSGSCNDFVKRCYWGIKEFPCRQKHEYLSFISTTSFLGPCCSFNYNPKNLSYVPFSANIFGIDGGLTIIGVEGSERNLLTGLIVLAHHPMDYVTEATSSVTITSNSESFVEISPTVQSSSTEVLELSQGKRDCLISDDLELHNYRQAACSLACRTEAIMKRCQCVPYHIPNAKADYRECKLNDSVCYSKNYDGFKSVKCESCLPNCYDVTYSTLAYKTDLKLHNCSVSTHYRTSFDTQDIFIVRAYLIKQTVPAIRKVVVMSWIGLLSDLGGVFNLCLGISMVSLIEFGYYCIHRLYINYKARCVLLKPLVRGNDEK from the exons CCAAAGGCAATAAGCTCAGAAAACGCGGAAAATTACATCAACCGCAGCGTTTTCACTCCAAAGTGTTGAATCCCGATTATCGCAGGGATGTGGCACAAAGATTGCGTCTTGCCATTGTGGACACCTTTTGGGAGTACACACAGACAACTAAAGTAAGTGGCATATGGCTACTACGACGGAACAGAACCCATGGCGTTTCCAG ATGGATTTGGTCGAGTGTGCTCATCAGTCTGTTCCTGCTCGGCGTTTATTTGTCTCTACAACTGTGGCTGAAGTTCTACTCATACCCCATCTTGAACACCGTATCCAGTGACCTGGCCATAACCGACGTAGCATTTCCGGGCATTACCATTTGCAGTCCTAAGGTGGTAAATCGCGAGCGTGTACAGCGTTATATAAAGACATT AGAAATTCCTGCTGGTATCGACCCACAAGATGTTGCCATTGGTTTGGAATATATAAACGCTTTCACCGATCAGAATTGGAAATCACCATCGCAAGATAGCTTTAAAAATGCTGACGAAGTGCTACGACTAAACAACTTAACAATTTACGACGTTGCCAGAGCAGTTAGCGGTAGTTGTAATGATTTTGTTAAACGTTGCTACTGGGGCATCAAAGAGTTCCCTTGCCGTCAGAAACACGAGTACCTGTCATTCATATCTACCACATCATTTTTAGGTCCTTGTTGCTCATTTAATTATAATCCAAAGAATCTTTCCTACGTCCCTTTTTCGGCAAATATTTTCGGCATAGATGGAGGCTTAACTATTATCGGCGTTGAGGGCTCCGAACGGAATCTTTTAACCGGCTTAATTGTGCTGGCACATCACCCTATGGACTACGTAACGGAAGCGACATCCTCGGTAACAATTACTTCGAACTCAGAGAGTTTTGTTGAAATCTCACCGACTGTACAAAGCTCTTCAACTGAAGTACTGGAATTATCGCAAGGCAAGCGTGATTGTCTAATTTCAGATGACCTCGAGTTGCATAATTATCGGCAAGCAGCTTGTTCACTCGCTTGCCGCACAGAAGCTATAATGAAAAGGTGTCAGTGCGTACCGTATCACATTCCGAATGCGAAGGCCGATTATCGAGAGTGCAAATTAAATGACAGTGTATGCTATTCCAAAAATTATG ATGGTTTTAAAAGCGTCAAGTGCGAAAGTTGTCTACCAAACTGCTATGACGTCACATATTCAACTTTAGCCTACAAAACCGATCTGAAACTACATAATTGCTCCGTCAGCACACATTA TAGGACGAGCTTTGATACACAGGATATATTTATCGTTCGGGCTTATTTGATAAAGCAAACAGTACCGGCTATACGCAAGGTGGTGGTCATGTCTTGGATCGGTTTGTTAT CGGATTTGGGAGGAGTATTTAATTTGTGTCTAGGGATCAGCATGGTATCCCTAATAGAATTCGGATACTATTGCATACACCGTTTATACATCAATTATAAAGCACGTTGCGTTCTACTTAAACCTCTCGTTCGAGGAAATGATGAAAAATAA
- the l(2)k09848 gene encoding WD repeat-containing protein 74: MKWSTANLKSPNYTENHEIYVGTSTGTFKRFVPASEENPFAQRNLYDINQLEKDDRVTALSFGNDTSEIFIGRAKESVHLHSLRSDTVERTIELKFAPVVGFARFDDYLAAGFSNGQVQRIAIENSVDSELIVSSGDDMSHMRQCPTNRNLVATGGKGRQNNLKVFDMAADGKQIFTSKNLPNDYLQLEVPVWDSDVGFIDSPHTLATCSRYGYVRLYDTRKQRRPVQCFATEEQMSFATLVAHGNYIYTGTTMGAMKAFDIRRMKTFVHTYKGFTGAISDVSLDSTGKYLASASLDRYVRVHHIDSTVLLYQCYVKSKATRVLLRQSAENPNCSTTEATEDDVDNNENSTKKKKNVKPNVPEDKEYEDMFENMQTVCDVDDVSDAEKEEEKSQKIGSKRKGGKNFNTSKKKKE; encoded by the exons ATGAAGTGGTCTACAGCAAATTTAAAAAGTCCCAACTATACAGAAAATCACGAGATATACGTTGGCACTAGTACCGGCACATTCAAAA GGTTTGTTCCTGCCTCTGAGGAGAATCCCTTTGCTCAACGTAACCTATACGATATAAATCAGCTTGAAAAAGATGATCGGGTTACGGCGCTATCTTTTGGGAATGATACCTCAGAGATTTTTATTGGGCGGGCTAAAGAAAGTGTCCACTTGCATTCTCTCCGCAGTGACACAGTAGAACGCACAATCGAACTTAAATTTGCGCCCGTAGTAGGTTTTGCACGTTTTGACGATTACCTAGCCGCCGGATTTTCTAATGGTCAAGTGCAACGAATAGCTATTGAAAATAGCGTTGATTCAGAGCTCATTGTTAGTAGTGGCGACGACATGTCACATATGCGACAATGCCCAACCAATCGAAATTTGGTAGCTACAGGAGGTAAAGGTCGTCAAAATAATTTGAAGGTTTTCGATATGGCAGCAGATGGAAAACAAATATTCACTTCAAAAAATTTGCCAAACGACTACCTCCAGTTGGAGGTACCTGTATGGGATAGTGACGTTGGATTTATAGATTCACCACATACACTGGCTACTTGCTCTCGTTATGGTTATGTGCGCCTTTATGACACACGTAAACAACGGCGGCCAGTGCAGTGTTTTGCTACAGAAGAACAAATGAGTTTTGCTACTTTGGTCGCACATGGAAATTACATATACACAGGTACTACTATGGGCGCTATGAAG GCATTTGACATAAGGCGCATGAAGACATTCGTACATACTTACAAAGGATTTACTGGTGCCATCAGTGATGTGTCATTAGACTCTACGGGTAAATACCTAGCTTCAGCGTCTTTGGATCGTTATGTGCGTGTGCACCACATTGATTCTACAGTACTGTTGTATCAATGCTATGTTAAATCAAAAGCTACGCGCGTTTTATTACGCCAGTCAGCCGAAAACCCCAACTGCAGTACCACTGAAGCAACTGAAGACGACGTGGATAATAACGAAAACtcgacaaaaaagaaaaaaaatgtgaaacctAATGTTCCCGAGGATAAGGAGTACGAAgatatgtttgaaaatatgcAAACTGTTTG TGACGTCGATGATGTCAGTGACGCTGAGAAGGAAGaagaaaaatctcaaaaaatcgGGAGTAAACGAAAAGGGGGTAAAAACTTTAATACAAGCAAAAAGAAGAAAGAGTGA
- the LOC106618661 gene encoding pseudouridylate synthase TRUB2, mitochondrial: MSLTKVYDAPTVFRHLNGIMNIYKPAGMKARHVKDAVLHNIVQDLNNMQVREPRKLETPLLEPGGDANPLLRKIHSIDLADHVLATGPRYQISDIRCAQVAGLGIHTSGVLLFGLNKGIGKSHLIQRNRPLRAFHITGRMGIATETHFADSRITVKSDHRHVHPDRISALAASLQASHQRKMYELCGVDLQSQAAYEIACKGLIRPADNSQPIIYGIKLIDFKRPEFTVEVHAINETEEYLASLVHEMGIEMRTVAHCTSIRCIRHGHFGVENALLRHGWSLRGVVKNMREQRRVLEQHPHLLEQDKIELRRD; the protein is encoded by the exons ATGTCGTTGACAAAGGTTTACGACGCGCCAACAGTTTTTAGACATTTGAACGGTATTATGAATATTTACAAGCCTGCTGGAATGAAAGCTAGGCACGTGAAAGACGCAGTTCTCCACAACATAGTCCAAG ATTTAAATAATATGCAAGTACGAGAACCTCGTAAACTGGAAACACCGCTGTTAGAACCTGGAGGTGATGCAAATCCTTTGTTGCGTAAAATCCATTCGATTGATTTAGCCGACCATGTGTTAGCCACAGGCCCAAGGTATCAAATATCAGATATACGTTGTGCACAAGTCGCCGGATTGGGTATACACACGAGCGGTGTGCTAT TGTTCGGATTGAATAAGGGCATTGGCAAGTCACACCTCATTCAACGAAATCGGCCGTTACGTGCTTTTCATATAACTGGTCGTATGGGTATCGCAACCGAAACACATTTTGCTGATTCACGCATAACGGTTAAATCCGATCATCGGCACGTGCATCCAGACCGTATAAGTGCATTAGCAGCATCGTTACAAGCATCACACCAACGTAAAATGTACGAACTCTGCGGTGTAGATTTACAATCACAAGCAGCCTATGAGATTGCTTGCAAAGGATTAATCCGTCCAGCGGATAATTCACAgccaattatatatggtattaaaTTAATAGATTTTAAGCGTCCGGAATTTACAGTGGAGGTACATGCAATCAATGAAACTGAGGAGTATTTGGCATCTCTGGTGCATGAGATGGGCATTGAAATGCGTACGGTGGCACACTGCACGTCCATACGCTGCATACGACATGGCCACTTCGGTGTAGAAAATGCGCTGCTCCGACATGGTTGGAGCTTGCGAGGTGTAGTGAAGAATATGAGAGAGCAACGGAGAGTTTTGGAGCAGCATCCACATCTTTTAGAACAGGATAAAATAGAACTCAGAAgagattag